One window from the genome of Candidatus Methanomethylicota archaeon encodes:
- a CDS encoding CDC48 family AAA ATPase yields MGTSPKNKKEIQLRVAEAKQRDVGRGKVRISPKIMNELNLNAGDIIEIEGKKKTAAIVLPAYDEDDDTIIRMDGLIRRNAGVSIGEKVTIRKAEAKPASMVRLAPSSFSITIDSSFINFVKRKLLDYPIMEGDTVLIPVLGQAIPFKVILTRPNGVVVVNEDTNLVILEKPAEEVKVPRVTYEDIGGLHDAIQKIREMVELPLKHPELFKRLGIDPPKGVLLYGPPGCGKTLLAKAVANETNAHFISVNGPEIMSKFYGESEQRLREVFEEAKQNAPSIIFFDEIDAIAPKREEVTGEVEKRVVSQLLALMDGLEARGDVIVIGATNRPNAIDPALRRPGRFDREIEIGVPNKEGRLEILQIHTRNMPLAEDVDLKKLAEITHGFVGADLAALCREAAMKALRRYLPQIDLQQERIPEDVLEKLQVTMNDFLEAFKEITPSAMREVYVETPNVRWTDIGDYEDVKQELKEAVEWPIKYPDAFKRLGIRAPRGILLVGPPGCGKTLFARAVATESEANFISVKGPELLSKWVGESEKAIREIFRKARMAAPSVIFFDEIDAIAPMRGLDYGDSRVTERIISQLLTEMDGLVTLENVTVLAATNRPDILDPALLRPGRFDRIIYVPPPNQEARKEILKIHTRNMPLAEDVDLDELAKITEGYSGSDLEAVVREAAMIALRRNIEANKVEKAHFLEALKKIKPSINENMIQYYSKWIEQSKQIQARPRLLTFT; encoded by the coding sequence ATGGGAACTAGTCCTAAGAATAAGAAAGAAATCCAATTGAGAGTAGCTGAAGCTAAACAAAGGGACGTTGGTAGAGGAAAGGTTAGAATAAGCCCAAAAATTATGAATGAATTGAATCTAAATGCTGGGGACATAATTGAAATAGAAGGTAAAAAGAAGACAGCTGCCATCGTGCTACCTGCATATGATGAAGATGATGATACCATCATAAGAATGGATGGTTTAATACGTAGAAACGCTGGGGTAAGTATTGGTGAAAAAGTTACAATAAGGAAAGCGGAAGCGAAACCTGCATCAATGGTAAGATTAGCTCCATCATCATTTTCAATAACTATAGATTCAAGCTTCATAAATTTTGTTAAAAGAAAGCTCCTCGATTACCCAATAATGGAGGGGGACACTGTTTTAATTCCAGTACTTGGCCAGGCAATACCATTCAAAGTTATTTTAACGAGACCGAATGGCGTTGTGGTAGTTAATGAAGATACTAATCTAGTAATACTTGAAAAACCCGCTGAAGAAGTGAAAGTTCCAAGGGTGACATATGAAGACATAGGAGGTCTGCATGATGCTATACAAAAAATAAGAGAAATGGTTGAATTACCTCTTAAACACCCAGAATTATTCAAGAGACTTGGAATAGATCCTCCAAAAGGGGTTCTATTATATGGGCCTCCAGGATGTGGGAAAACATTACTTGCAAAGGCTGTAGCCAATGAAACAAATGCCCATTTTATATCTGTTAATGGCCCAGAAATTATGAGTAAGTTTTATGGAGAGTCAGAGCAAAGGTTGAGGGAAGTTTTCGAGGAAGCTAAACAAAATGCCCCTTCAATAATCTTCTTTGATGAAATAGATGCTATAGCTCCAAAGAGGGAGGAGGTAACTGGTGAAGTGGAAAAGAGGGTTGTTTCACAATTGCTCGCACTTATGGATGGTTTGGAAGCAAGGGGCGATGTAATAGTTATTGGGGCAACAAATAGGCCTAACGCTATAGATCCTGCGTTAAGGCGTCCAGGAAGATTTGATAGAGAAATAGAAATTGGTGTTCCAAACAAGGAAGGTAGATTAGAGATATTACAGATTCATACTAGGAACATGCCTTTGGCTGAGGATGTAGATCTAAAGAAATTAGCTGAAATAACTCATGGTTTTGTCGGCGCTGATCTTGCAGCACTCTGTAGGGAGGCTGCAATGAAAGCGCTCAGAAGATATTTGCCTCAAATAGATCTTCAACAAGAAAGAATACCTGAAGACGTTTTAGAGAAATTGCAAGTGACCATGAATGATTTTCTTGAAGCTTTTAAAGAGATAACTCCTAGTGCGATGAGGGAAGTCTATGTTGAAACTCCTAATGTAAGATGGACTGATATTGGTGACTATGAAGATGTAAAGCAAGAGTTAAAGGAAGCTGTAGAGTGGCCAATTAAATATCCAGATGCATTTAAACGCTTAGGCATAAGGGCTCCAAGAGGGATATTATTGGTGGGGCCTCCTGGATGTGGGAAAACGCTATTTGCAAGGGCTGTGGCTACAGAAAGTGAAGCTAATTTTATAAGTGTTAAAGGGCCTGAACTGTTAAGCAAGTGGGTTGGGGAATCTGAGAAGGCGATACGAGAAATATTTAGGAAAGCTAGAATGGCTGCTCCATCAGTGATCTTCTTCGACGAAATAGATGCTATAGCCCCCATGAGAGGTTTAGATTACGGAGATTCAAGAGTTACTGAAAGAATCATAAGCCAACTATTAACAGAAATGGATGGCTTAGTAACATTGGAAAATGTAACAGTGCTAGCGGCAACCAATAGGCCAGATATATTAGATCCAGCTCTATTACGTCCTGGACGGTTCGACAGAATAATATATGTTCCTCCTCCAAATCAAGAGGCTAGAAAGGAGATATTGAAAATTCATACTAGGAACATGCCTTTGGCTGAGGATGTAGATCTAGATGAGTTAGCAAAGATAACGGAAGGTTACTCTGGTTCCGATTTAGAGGCTGTTGTGAGAGAAGCTGCTATGATAGCATTACGAAGAAATATTGAAGCTAACAAAGTTGAAAAAGCTCACTTCCTTGAAGCATTGAAAAAGATAAAGCCTTCAATAAATGAAAATATGATACAATACTACAGTAAATGGATTGAGCAATCAAAGCAAATACAAGCGAGACCACGATTATTAACCTTTACGTAG
- a CDS encoding elongation factor 1-beta translates to MGKVYVLLKVYPSSVDIDLDSLANEIKSSLPHGITFGSYSKEPVAFGLYVLKIAVVMPEDTQGGTTILEDTISKIPNVSQVEVEYVSRI, encoded by the coding sequence ATGGGGAAAGTTTACGTTTTATTGAAAGTATACCCATCTTCAGTGGATATAGACTTGGATTCCCTTGCAAATGAAATAAAATCATCATTACCTCATGGAATAACCTTTGGCAGTTATTCCAAGGAACCCGTTGCTTTTGGACTTTATGTATTGAAAATAGCTGTTGTAATGCCTGAGGATACTCAAGGTGGAACAACCATACTTGAGGATACTATAAGTAAGATACCAAATGTCAGTCAAGTAGAAGTCGAATATGTAAGTAGAATTTAA
- a CDS encoding zinc finger domain-containing protein, protein MSKSGSLELPICVSCKYPILPLEKGVNFPCPNCGYMLWRDKRCRKLATSYKCPNCGFEGP, encoded by the coding sequence ATGTCTAAAAGCGGATCTTTGGAGCTACCCATCTGTGTTTCATGTAAATACCCGATATTACCACTTGAGAAGGGCGTAAATTTTCCTTGCCCGAACTGTGGATATATGCTGTGGCGTGATAAACGATGCAGAAAACTAGCTACTTCTTACAAATGTCCAAATTGCGGTTTTGAAGGGCCCTAA
- the pth2 gene encoding peptidyl-tRNA hydrolase Pth2, with protein MLSDIKQVIVVRTDLNMSAGKIAAEVAHAAVSASEIARKNAYEWWKMWIESGQKKIVLKIEGGDRLMDLYKRACALNLPAALIYDAGYTEVPPNTLTCLGIGPAPSNLIDKITGQLPLLK; from the coding sequence ATGTTAAGCGATATAAAACAAGTTATCGTTGTTAGAACTGATTTAAACATGAGCGCTGGAAAAATAGCAGCGGAAGTAGCGCATGCTGCAGTTAGTGCATCTGAAATTGCAAGGAAAAATGCTTATGAATGGTGGAAAATGTGGATTGAAAGTGGTCAAAAGAAGATCGTACTAAAAATTGAGGGGGGAGATAGATTGATGGATCTTTATAAAAGAGCATGCGCTTTAAATTTACCAGCAGCTCTAATTTATGATGCTGGATATACGGAAGTCCCCCCAAATACTCTTACATGTCTAGGCATCGGACCAGCCCCCTCAAATTTAATCGACAAGATAACGGGGCAATTACCATTACTAAAATGA
- a CDS encoding tRNA pseudouridine(13) synthase TruD, whose product MFDVTNSEIDQEIGLKYYATPKDLSIENARIRDSVDEFIIQEVLRGGIILPKEDVSNFTIPLCGEGEYLRMILVKRGVDTLYVISELSKKMNIPISDIQFLGLKDSKGVAIQSISMKCKNGVHLNKINETISGIKILRWYRSYAPLSSHELWGNRFAAIIKVDERMDETSLITKMAKIQKIFSLSSIFSYFGYQRFGMKQPFNHIIGKKILNRNYEEALQKMFEKGNYNTFNGNKENWEEKVRNVFSRNIEVIRIFLQSYQSFLFNKIINKRIEKGIPLEEAINGDIVGPTETTLYREEDIIEVTEKNRNRINYLIKRGNLSILYPLPGYLTDERKIPRGEAYEPIAKVLDEERVTYKDFLFKEFPEISLSGYYRPLTFRVYNFMWHLTKDGNIYCNFLLKKGNYATIVLREIVKPKNPNKVGF is encoded by the coding sequence ATGTTTGATGTCACAAATAGTGAGATTGATCAAGAAATTGGTCTTAAATACTACGCTACCCCTAAAGATTTAAGCATAGAAAATGCGCGCATAAGGGATAGTGTTGATGAATTCATTATTCAAGAAGTTCTTAGAGGAGGGATAATATTACCAAAAGAGGATGTAAGCAACTTTACAATTCCACTATGTGGTGAAGGGGAATATTTAAGAATGATATTAGTAAAAAGAGGAGTTGACACTTTATATGTGATAAGCGAACTATCAAAGAAAATGAATATACCAATTTCTGACATACAGTTTTTAGGATTAAAAGATTCAAAAGGAGTAGCCATTCAAAGTATAAGCATGAAATGCAAAAATGGGGTTCATCTGAATAAAATTAACGAAACAATTAGCGGAATAAAAATTCTGCGTTGGTACAGATCATATGCACCACTAAGTTCTCATGAACTGTGGGGAAATAGGTTTGCAGCGATCATCAAAGTAGACGAAAGAATGGACGAAACGTCCCTTATTACAAAAATGGCAAAAATTCAAAAAATCTTTTCATTATCAAGTATTTTTTCATATTTTGGTTATCAAAGGTTCGGTATGAAACAACCATTTAACCATATTATTGGAAAAAAGATTTTAAATAGAAATTACGAGGAAGCGCTGCAAAAAATGTTTGAAAAAGGAAATTACAATACCTTTAATGGAAATAAGGAAAATTGGGAGGAAAAAGTAAGAAATGTTTTTTCAAGGAATATTGAAGTCATAAGGATTTTCCTACAATCTTATCAATCATTTTTATTTAACAAAATAATTAATAAAAGAATTGAAAAAGGAATTCCATTAGAAGAAGCTATAAATGGAGACATAGTAGGACCTACAGAAACCACACTATATAGAGAGGAAGATATAATTGAAGTAACAGAAAAAAACAGAAACAGAATAAATTACTTAATAAAGAGGGGGAACCTTTCGATATTATACCCTCTCCCAGGATATCTAACAGATGAAAGAAAGATTCCAAGAGGGGAAGCGTACGAACCAATAGCAAAAGTACTAGATGAAGAAAGAGTCACATATAAGGATTTCTTATTCAAAGAATTCCCAGAAATTTCTTTATCAGGATATTACAGACCATTAACATTTAGAGTATACAATTTTATGTGGCATTTAACAAAGGATGGTAATATTTATTGCAATTTTTTATTAAAGAAGGGGAATTATGCAACCATTGTTTTAAGGGAAATCGTTAAACCGAAGAATCCAAATAAAGTTGGATTTTAA
- the aspS gene encoding aspartate--tRNA(Asn) ligase, protein MKLDELGDWRRTHFSNQITADKDGESVTIFGWVDDIRDLGGLIFIILKDREGKIQITVNKRDFHKDRISEIRKLTRESVIGVKGIIKRSGIAKSGVEVIPTDIKILNIAKTPLPIDTSGKVPTNLEKRLDMRVLDLRMKERICIFKIKNTLINAIREYLQNHGFMEVFTPKILATATEGGAALFSVNYFGRIAFLAQSPQLYKEALTSSFEKVYEIAQFYRAEEFDTSYHLNEFISVDIEMAFAEREDVMNILEQLIIYALEKVVINNENELKLLNPEFKMPTTPFKVLTYKEAIEILKSKGLNIRVGEDIPVSGNKLIGNEINGPYFIIDWPLSLKPFYIKPKREDPELSESFDLNWSWLEIASGGTRIHVKEQLIERLNKLGLNPEKFEPFLTYYDYGMPPHAGWGMGLQRLLMMIVNANDIREVTLFPRDKRRLIP, encoded by the coding sequence ATGAAACTCGACGAATTAGGTGATTGGAGGAGAACACATTTTTCTAATCAAATTACGGCAGATAAAGATGGTGAATCTGTCACAATATTTGGATGGGTTGATGATATTCGGGATTTAGGTGGGCTAATTTTCATTATTTTAAAGGATAGAGAAGGAAAGATTCAGATAACAGTAAATAAACGAGATTTTCATAAAGATAGAATAAGTGAAATACGAAAGTTAACAAGAGAATCTGTTATTGGTGTAAAAGGGATTATTAAGAGAAGTGGAATTGCAAAAAGTGGAGTTGAAGTGATACCTACAGACATAAAGATATTGAACATAGCGAAAACCCCACTTCCAATAGACACTTCCGGGAAAGTTCCCACGAACCTTGAAAAGAGACTTGATATGCGGGTGTTAGATCTACGAATGAAGGAGAGAATATGCATCTTCAAAATTAAAAATACCTTAATAAATGCTATACGAGAATACTTGCAGAATCATGGTTTTATGGAGGTTTTCACACCAAAAATATTAGCCACCGCAACTGAGGGCGGCGCAGCGCTTTTTTCTGTCAATTATTTTGGTAGAATTGCTTTCCTTGCACAAAGCCCACAATTGTATAAAGAGGCGCTTACATCTAGTTTTGAAAAGGTTTATGAAATTGCACAATTCTATAGAGCTGAAGAATTTGACACCTCTTATCACTTAAACGAATTTATATCCGTAGATATAGAAATGGCATTTGCTGAAAGAGAAGATGTCATGAATATTTTAGAGCAATTAATAATTTATGCGCTTGAAAAAGTCGTTATAAACAATGAAAATGAGTTAAAACTTTTAAATCCTGAATTTAAAATGCCAACAACTCCATTCAAGGTACTCACCTACAAAGAAGCTATAGAGATATTGAAAAGTAAAGGGCTTAACATACGGGTAGGTGAAGATATTCCAGTATCTGGAAATAAGCTTATTGGAAATGAAATTAACGGGCCATACTTCATAATTGACTGGCCTCTATCTCTTAAACCATTTTATATAAAGCCAAAGAGAGAAGATCCTGAATTAAGCGAATCCTTCGATCTCAATTGGTCTTGGTTGGAAATAGCGAGTGGTGGTACAAGAATACATGTTAAGGAACAACTTATAGAGAGGCTCAATAAACTCGGATTGAATCCTGAAAAATTTGAACCATTTTTAACTTATTATGATTATGGCATGCCTCCACATGCTGGATGGGGTATGGGTCTTCAGAGATTGCTTATGATGATAGTAAATGCTAACGACATACGTGAAGTAACATTGTTTCCACGTGATAAAAGGAGACTAATTCCATAA